The DNA segment AGGCCGTCAGCCAGAGCGTGAGCCCGCGGAAGAACGTCGAGTCGGCCATTCGTCGGGAGTGCCGACCGGAAAGTAGTAAGTCTTCTGTCGCGTCCGTCACTCGTCGCCGACCCACTCCTCGCGGAGGATGCCGAAGTGAACCGTATCGACGTGTTCGCCGCTGACGAACGCGTTCTTCCGGAATCGGCCTTCCTGCTCGAAGCCGAGTTTCCGGAGGAGGTTTTTCGAGGCGTCGTTGAACTCGTACGTGAACGCCTGTAACGCCGGCTTGTCGAAGTTGTCGAAGACGTATCCGACGAAGAGGCCGACCGCTTCCGTCGCGTAGCCGTTTCCGTGGGATTCGGGGACGAGCCAGTAGGAGAGGAACGGCCGCGCTCCGGAGAGCGACTCGACTTGAACCAGTCCGATCGGATCGCCGTCTACGGAGACGAGTAGACGAACGCTCTCGTCGTCTTCACTGTCGATGTCGTCCGCGACACGGGATTCGTTACGAGGGATGGTGTGTCCGAGTGGTGTTCGCAACTCCGGGTCGTTGGACGCTCGCTGGAGAAACGCAGCATCGTTGGACTCGACGGGGCGGAGACGCACACGTTCGCCGCGGAGGAACGTCGTGTTCGGCATGCAGTCCCCTCGTACGGATACGGGATAGCCGTTGCGAAAATCGAACCGGGCCGAACCGTACCGTCTACTCGCCCTCGACCCACTCCTCGCGGAGCAGGCCGAAGACGTACTCGTCGCGGTAGTCGCCCTCGACGAACCGGTTCTCGCGGAGGACCGCCTCGCGTTCGAAGCCGAGGCGTCCGAGCAGCGCCTGCGAGGGTTCGTTGTGCGAGAAGACCCGCGCCTGAACGCCGTGCTTGTCGTGGCTGGCGAAGAAGTAATCGAGCAACAGCGTCATCGCCTCGGTGGCGTAGCCCTCGCCCTGGTACTCCGGCAGGACCCAGTACGACAGCAGCGGCCGGTCCCAGTGGACCTTCATCACGTTGACCACCCCGACGGGGGTCGGCTCGCCGTCTCCGTCGGCGTCCTCGCCCGCCCCGCGCCCGCCGTCGCCCTCGGTCGGTTCGCGGCAGACGAGCAGGTTAATACCGTCGTCTTCCTCGACCCGCTCGTCGAGGGTTTCGGCTATCTGGCCGTCGTTCTCGGGAAAGGACATGCCGAGGGGCGGTCGAACCTCGGGGTGGTTGCGGCCGCGCTGGAGGAACTCGGCGTCGTCGCGTTCGACGGTTCGGAGCGCGACCCGGTCGCCGCGCTCGAAGACGACGCCCGGCATCAGACACCCCACTCCTCGCGGAGCAGTCCGTAGTGCACGGTGTCGCGGTACGCGCCCCGGACGTACCGGTCCTCGCGGAGTCGGCCCTCCCGCTGGAAGCCGAGGCGTTCGAGCAGTTTCCACGAGGCCTCGTTGTAGGCGTACGCCTGGGCGTAGAGGCCGCGGGCCTCGAACGTGTCGAAGACGTAGTCTATCAGCAGCGAAACCGCCTCGGTGGCGTAGCCCTCGCCCTGGTACTCCGGCAGGACCCAGTACGACAGTTCGGGCCGGGTCCACCGCGCGTGCATCGCGACCACCTGGCCGACGGGGTCGCCGTCGACGCAGACCAGCAGGTTGACGCTGCCGTCGTCTTCGACGCTCTCTTCGACGTACTCCTCGGCCTGACTTCCGTTCTCGGGGTCGTCGAGTCCCAGCGGGACGCGCACGTCGGGGTCGTTGTGCGCCCGCTGGACGAACTCCGCGTCGTCGCGTTCGACGGTCCGGAGCGAGACGCGTTCGCCTCGCTCGAAGAGGACACCTGGCATGGGTAGTCCCACGAAGGGTCGCGATAAAGCGATTTCCCGAACTGCCGTTAAGTAAGTATTTCTACAGTTCGAGGGCCGCCGCTGGGAGCGTCCGGTCCTCTGGCGCGTCGGCACCACTTCCGTCCACGACCGCACAATCGCCGACCGACTCGTCGGTCGGCAACAACACCGCCGCGCCCGCGAGCAGGGGCGCGAGGACGCCCGCGACCACCGCGCCCGGTTCGGTCAGCGGGGCGCGGACCGCGACCTCGTCGCCGGGTTCGAGGTCCCACGTCTCGGCGACCCCGCGGGCCGCTCCGAGCAGGTCGGCGTGGGAGAACGCCCGACCGCCCGCGACGAGCGCGCTCGTCGCGGGCGGCACGGGCGTCTCGGGGAAGGCGGGGTTCTCGCTCCAGACGTCGCGCTCGAAGTGGTGGGTCGCGGGGTCGTCCGGCGGGTCGCCGTAGCCGACCCGCTGGCCGCCCGCCGCGAGATTGTAGTCGGAAACCGACTCGCTTGGCGCGACGACGACCCGGGCCTCGACCGACGCCTCACTGCCGGTTCGTCCCGCACCGCCGCGGCGCGGGACGAACCGCGTCGGCGCGCCGAGGAGCGCGGCGCCGAACAGCGCCAACAGCGCTTCGGGTTCGGGGTCGGCGGCGACGGCGACCGCGGCGTCGTGACTGGAGGCCTCGCTCCGCTCGCCCGCCGAGTCCGCACTCGCCACTTCGTCGTTCGCGTGGACGCCCAACCGCCGGAAGAAGTTGCCCGTCTTCCACGCGGTCGTGCAGAAGCGGCGGTAGTCGTAGCTTCGGCCGGTTCGCGGGGCGACGACCGCGGGGTCGCCGCCCCGACGTTCGCGGGCCACCAGGTCGCCGAGCGTCTTCATGAGCGGTGGTTGGGAGGCGACCGGGAAAGCGACGGCGGTTCGCTCGCCGGATTCGGTCGTCGGAACGCGCGGCCGACGGCCGTCGCTGGCGGGTCGAAAAACGAAAGAAGGTGTCGCGTTACGTCGGCTTACTGCGGGCTCGGACTGCCGCTGCCGCGACCGACCTGCCGTTCGAGGGCGGAGCCGGTGATGTTCTTCAGCCGGTCGACCAGGCTGTCCTTCTCGGCCTCGCCCGCGAGGGCGACGTCGAGCACTTCGCTGATGTGGGAGACGGGGATGATCTCGATCTGCTCCTCGTACTCCTCTTCGATCATCACGTCGTCCTCGTTGGCCTTCGGGATGATGACCCGGTCGAGGCCGGCCTTCGCGGCGGCCTCTATCTTGTGGGTGACACC comes from the Halorussus vallis genome and includes:
- a CDS encoding GNAT family N-acetyltransferase, whose translation is MPNTTFLRGERVRLRPVESNDAAFLQRASNDPELRTPLGHTIPRNESRVADDIDSEDDESVRLLVSVDGDPIGLVQVESLSGARPFLSYWLVPESHGNGYATEAVGLFVGYVFDNFDKPALQAFTYEFNDASKNLLRKLGFEQEGRFRKNAFVSGEHVDTVHFGILREEWVGDE
- a CDS encoding GNAT family N-acetyltransferase, which translates into the protein MPGVVFERGDRVALRTVERDDAEFLQRGRNHPEVRPPLGMSFPENDGQIAETLDERVEEDDGINLLVCREPTEGDGGRGAGEDADGDGEPTPVGVVNVMKVHWDRPLLSYWVLPEYQGEGYATEAMTLLLDYFFASHDKHGVQARVFSHNEPSQALLGRLGFEREAVLRENRFVEGDYRDEYVFGLLREEWVEGE
- a CDS encoding GNAT family N-acetyltransferase, translating into MPGVLFERGERVSLRTVERDDAEFVQRAHNDPDVRVPLGLDDPENGSQAEEYVEESVEDDGSVNLLVCVDGDPVGQVVAMHARWTRPELSYWVLPEYQGEGYATEAVSLLIDYVFDTFEARGLYAQAYAYNEASWKLLERLGFQREGRLREDRYVRGAYRDTVHYGLLREEWGV